AGTTCCTCGTCTGTGCCTCGCTGCTGATCCTGCTGGAACTCGGCCGGGTCAACGCCTTGATCTCGCTGGTCATCATCGGCCGTGAGATTGCCATTTCTGCGCTGCGCGAGTGGATGGCCCAGATCGGTGCGTCGCGCAGTGTGGCGGTGCACATGGTGGGCAAGCTGAAGACGGCGGCCCAGATGGGCGCCATCGTGCTGCTGCTGCTCGACGGCCCCTTGCCGGGCGGCATGTTCCACGCGCGTGAACTGGGCACCTGGCTGATCTACATCGCGGCGGCCCTCACCATCTGGTCGATGGTGTACTACCTGAAGAAGGCCCTGCCCGACATCCGGGCCAAGTCGCGCTGACCCCGGCGCCTGAGGGCTGTTTGCGCGGGGTCAAAGCCCGTCTGTCAAGCGAGCTTGTCCGCGTCCGGGACAAGCGGCCTGGCCTGCCACGCCGGCATAGAATCTTTTTTGACCGACGCCCGCCTCGAAGCGTGTGTCAGCGTGCACATCTGGATTCTGGATTGGGGGGCGTATCCGTGAACAAGGCAGAGTTGATCGAGCACATCGCCGAGCAGGCCGACATCTCCAAGGCTGCGGCCGGTCGGGCGCTGGAGGCCCTCATCGGCGGCGTGTGCAGCTCGCTGAAGAAGGGCAACGCGGTGACGCTCGTGGGTTTCGGCACCTTCAGTGTCAGCACCCGAGCCGCCCGTGAGGGGCGCAACCCCCGAACCGGCGACGCCATCAAGATCAAGAAGGCCCGCATCCCGAAATTTCGCCCCGGCAAGGCCCTCAAAGACCACCTGAATTAATCAGCTAGACTAGCGCCTTCCACAGTTCATCGGGTGCTTAGCTCAGTTGGTAGAGCGGCGCCCTTACAAGGCGTAGGTCGGGGGTTCGAGCCCCTCAGCACCCACCACCGATGGGCATCCAGAAGGCGAACCTTGGTTCGCCTTTGTGTTGTCTGCGACCCGACTGGCGAGACCGGTCCTACGACATGTTCGATTTCGTTCGCAATAACACCCGCATCCTGCAGCTTCTGCTTCTGGTGCTGATCCTTCCCTCCTTCGTGGTGTTCGGCATCCAGGGCTATTCGCAGTTCTCGGACCAGGCCGACACAGTGGCCAAGGTGGGCAGCCAGAAGGTGCCTCAGGCCGAGTGGGACAACGCGCACCGCAATGCCGTCGAGCGCGCACGCGCGGAGCAGCCCGATGTCGATGCGCGGCTGTTTGACACGCCCCAGTTCAAGCAGCGCTCGCTGGAAGCGCTGGTGCGCCAGTACGTGCTGGCCGCCGCTGCGAACGACCAGCACCTGACCGCGGCCGACGCGCGGGTGCAACGCCTGTTCAGCACCGATCCGCAGTTCGCCAACCTGCGCAACCCGGATGGCACGCTGAACAAGGCGATGCTGGAGGCACGCGGCATGACGGCCAACCAGTTCGTCGGCCTGCTGCGCCAGGAACTCACCCTCAGCCAGGTGCTGTCGGGCGTGCAGAACACGGGCCAGACATCCAGGGTGTCGAACCGCCACGCCGTCGAGGCCTTGTTCCAGGTGCGTGAAGTGCAGTGGATGAAGTTCGAGCCCAAGGCCTACGTGGCCGGCCTGAACCCCACGGCCGACCAGCTCAAGACTTTCTACAACGACCCTGCCAACGTCGGCTGGCTGATGGCCCCCGAGAAGGCCGACGTGCAATACGTGGTGCTGGATCTGGACAGCCTGAAGTCGCAGGTGTCGGTCAGCGAAGACGATCTGCGTCGTGCCTACCAGGAAAACGCCAGCCGCTTCAGCACGCCGGAAGAGCGCCGTGCCAGCCACATTCTGATCAGCGTCGACCCGAAGGCCACCGCAGATCAGAAAAAGGCCGCCCGCACCAAGGCCGAGGGCCTGCTCGCCCAGGCGCGCAAGAACCCGGCCGGCTTCGGTGAGCTGGCCCGTGCGAACTCCAGCGACGAGGGCTCGGCCACCAATGGTGGCGACCTGGACTTCTTCGGTCGCGGCGCCATGGTCAAGCCCTTCGACGAAGCCGTGTTCAAGCTGAAGACCGGCGAGATCAGCGATCTGGTTGAAAGCGAATTCGGTTTCCACATCATCAAGCTCACTGCGGTGCGCGGTGGCCAGGCCAAGCCCTTCGAGGAAGTGCGCGCGCAACTGGAAGACGACGCCCGCAAGCAGCTCGCCCAGCGCCTGTACGCCGAAGCCGCCGAGAAGTTCACCAATGCGGTGTACGAGCAGTCGGATTCGCTGAAGCCGGTGGCGGACGAGTTGAAGCTTTCCGTGCAGTCGATGAGCGATGTGCTGCGCGTGCCGGGCGCCAAGGACCAGGGCGTGCTGTCCAACCCGCGTCTGCTTGAGGCGCTGTTCGATCCGGCCAACCGCGAGAAGGGGCGCAACACCGAAGCGGTGGAAGTGGGCCCGAGCAAGCTGGTGTCGGCCCGCATCGTGAAGTACAGCCCGGCTGCCCGCCTGCCGTATGAGGCCGTGGAAGCCCAACTGCGCGAGCGCTGGGTGGCCGCCGAAGCCCGCAAGGCCGCACGCGCCGACGCCGACCGCAAGCTGGCTGCCTGGAGCAAGGCGCCCGACCAGGCCCAGATGCCCGCGTCGGTGCAGATCTCGCGTCGCACGGTGTTCAACCAGCCGCCTGCGGTGATGGACGCCGCGCTGCGCGTGCCCGAATCGCAGCTGCCCGCCTGGAAGGTGGTGGACCTGGGGGCGGACGGTGTCGCGCTGCTGAAGGTGATCAAGGCCGTGCCGCCGCAGGTGTCGCCGCAAGAGCTGCAGGAGACCGAGGCCCAGTTTGGCAACTACTGGGGCCGCGCCGAGGCCGATGCCTACTACCGCGCCCTCAAGCGCCAGTACAAGGTCGAGTACCTGAACGAGGGCAAGAAGGTGATGGACGGCAGCAACAAGTCGGCCGAGCAGCAAAAAACCGACACACCTTCGTAACTTGGCGCGAAATCGAGATATACTCTAAGTCTTCGCTCAACGGTGGCTGTAGCTCAGTTGGTAGAGTCCCAGATTGTGATTCTGGTTGTCGTGGGTTCGAGTCCCATCAGCCACCCCAAAAATCAATGACTTAGCGGCGTTCACCAACGCGCCGAAAGTCGAAAATCTTTCCAAGTTTCCAAGTTTGGAAACGACGCGAAGGATAGCCGAAAGGTAGAAAG
This is a stretch of genomic DNA from Aquabacterium olei. It encodes these proteins:
- a CDS encoding peptidylprolyl isomerase — its product is MFDFVRNNTRILQLLLLVLILPSFVVFGIQGYSQFSDQADTVAKVGSQKVPQAEWDNAHRNAVERARAEQPDVDARLFDTPQFKQRSLEALVRQYVLAAAANDQHLTAADARVQRLFSTDPQFANLRNPDGTLNKAMLEARGMTANQFVGLLRQELTLSQVLSGVQNTGQTSRVSNRHAVEALFQVREVQWMKFEPKAYVAGLNPTADQLKTFYNDPANVGWLMAPEKADVQYVVLDLDSLKSQVSVSEDDLRRAYQENASRFSTPEERRASHILISVDPKATADQKKAARTKAEGLLAQARKNPAGFGELARANSSDEGSATNGGDLDFFGRGAMVKPFDEAVFKLKTGEISDLVESEFGFHIIKLTAVRGGQAKPFEEVRAQLEDDARKQLAQRLYAEAAEKFTNAVYEQSDSLKPVADELKLSVQSMSDVLRVPGAKDQGVLSNPRLLEALFDPANREKGRNTEAVEVGPSKLVSARIVKYSPAARLPYEAVEAQLRERWVAAEARKAARADADRKLAAWSKAPDQAQMPASVQISRRTVFNQPPAVMDAALRVPESQLPAWKVVDLGADGVALLKVIKAVPPQVSPQELQETEAQFGNYWGRAEADAYYRALKRQYKVEYLNEGKKVMDGSNKSAEQQKTDTPS
- a CDS encoding HU family DNA-binding protein, with the protein product MNKAELIEHIAEQADISKAAAGRALEALIGGVCSSLKKGNAVTLVGFGTFSVSTRAAREGRNPRTGDAIKIKKARIPKFRPGKALKDHLN
- the pgsA gene encoding CDP-diacylglycerol--glycerol-3-phosphate 3-phosphatidyltransferase — its product is MFWTLPTLLTWARIVAIPLIVGVYHLPLPLAEMNLMASVLFVVVALTDWADGWLARRLNQTSAFGAFLDPVADKFLVCASLLILLELGRVNALISLVIIGREIAISALREWMAQIGASRSVAVHMVGKLKTAAQMGAIVLLLLDGPLPGGMFHARELGTWLIYIAAALTIWSMVYYLKKALPDIRAKSR